The following nucleotide sequence is from Candidatus Obscuribacterales bacterium.
GCGATCAGGTGATTGAAGACATTGCTGGCCCGGCAGGGGGCATTGACCAGGTGATCTCCAGCGTTAGTTTTACCCTCACCCCCAACCTGGAAAACCTCACCCTCACCGGGAATGCCAACATCAACGGCATCGGCAACAACGGCAATAACACCCTCATCGGCAATGCTGGCAACAACCGTCTGGAAGGGCGCGATGGCAACGACGTCCTTGTGGGCGGCGGCGGCATCGACTTCCTGGTGGGCGGTGCCGGCGATGATACCTATTTTGTCGATAACAGCAGTGATGTGGTGGTGGAAGCCGCTGGTCAGGGTAATGATGTGGTCTTCGCCACCGCCTCCTACACCCTAGGGTCTGGGGTGGAAGTGGAGCGGTTGATTCTCCTGGGAGAAGACAATATCAACGGCACCGGCAACGAGTTTGACAACACCCTCATCGGTAATGCGGGCAATAACCGTCTCGATGGCGGCACGGGCAGCAACCGCCTGGAAGGGGGCGCGGGCAACGATGTCTACGTGGTCAACAGCGTTGATGACATCGTGGTGGAAGCAGGCCCCGCCACCGATATCGACACGGTGGAAGCCAGCATTAGCTATACCCTAGGAGCCAATCTAGAAAACCTGATTCTCACGGAAGATGGCCTAGACCTTGACCTAATTGGGGTGGGGAATGCCCTCGACAACAGCATCATCGGCAACAGCGGCAACAATATCCTGGATGGCGGCGGCGGGGTCAACTACCTAGCAGGCGGCCGCGGGGATGACACCTACCGGGTCAACAACTCCAATGACGTCGTCGTTGAGCGGTTGAATGAAGGGATTGACCTCGTGGAAGCCACGGCTAGCTATGTGCTGGGTGCCCATGTGGAAAATCTCACCCTGGTAGCTGGGGCAGGGCCGATCAACGGGACGGGGAATAATCTCAACAACAGCATCATCGGCAATGAGTTTGTCAATATCCTCAGCGGCGGCGATGGCAACGACTACCTGGATGGCGGAGTTGGTGCCGACACCATGATCGGCGGGCTGGGCAACGATACCTTTATCGTAGACAACATCGGTGATGTGACGCTTGATAGCGGCCCCGGCATTGACACCGTCATTGCCGACGTGAGCTTTACCCTCGGTGCTAGTCTGGAAATCCTGATCCTCACGGACGATGGCCCCGACTTGGATATCAACGGCATCGGTAACGACCAAGCCAACACCATCATCGGCAACTCAGGCAACAACATCCTGGATGGTCGCGGGGGGAGCGATCGCCTCGTTGGTGGCAGCGGTGACGATACCTACATCGTGGATAGCAGCGCCGACCAGGTGATTGAGCTAGCGGGCGAGGGCATTGATCTGGTTGTTGCCAGTGTCGGCTATACCCTGGGGGCCAACCTGGAAAACCTCACCCTCAGCGAAACCGCCCCAAATCTGAACATCAACGGCGTCGGCAATAATCGCAACAACACGATCACCGGCAACAGCGGCAATAATATCCTGGACGGTGGCGAAGGGGCAGATGTCTTACTGGGCGGTGCAGGCAATGACACCTACATCGTGGATGATGAGTTCGACCAAATCATTGAAACTGGCCCCGCCACAGATTTGGATACGGTGATCGCCAAAATTAGCTGGACTCTGGCACCCCAGCTAGAGCAGCTCATCCTCAGTGAAGATGCTCCCAATCTGAACATCAACGGCACGGGCAACGCCGGGAACAATACGCTCATTGGCAACTCCGGCAACAATATCTTGGATGGCGGTCTGGGTAATGACGTGATGATCGGCGGTGCGGGCAATGATATCTATATCGTTAATAGCACCCGCGATTCCGTCGTGGAGGCATCGGGCGGCGGGACAGATACCGTGCGGTCTAGCGTCAACTTTACCCTGGGCGACAATATCGAACGTCTGGAGCTACAGGGCACCGGCAACGTCAACGGTACTGGCAGCGGTAGTGATAATGTGATCATCGGCAATGTCGGCAATAACGTCCTCGACGGCGGCGGCGGTCGCAACCGCTTGGAGGGTGGTGCGGGCAACGACACCTATATCATTACGGAAGACGACATTGTGGTGGAGGACGGCCCCGATACAGACATTGATACGGTTGTGGCGGGTTTCGAGGTGGATCTGCGGCAAGAGCCCTTCACCCGCATCGAAAACCTGACTATTTCCAGCGATGCCAACCTTAACGGCTTTGGCAATGAGGCGAATAACGTCATCAATGGCGGGTCGGGCAATAACCAACTGTTTGGCTTTGGGGGCGATGATAGCCTCAATGGCTTTGCGGGCAACGACACCCTGGTGGGCGGCAATGGCAACGATGCCCTGGTGGGCGGTAACGGCAACGATACCCTCATCGGCGGTCGCGGTACAGATATCCTAGAGGGCGGCAGCGGTCGCGATCGCTTCGTCTTTGATGTCCTAGACGGCGCAGTGGATACTATCGTGGACTTCACGGCGGGCAACTCCACCAATGCCGATCGCATCGTTCTCGATCTATCCGTCTTCACCCGCATTCAAAGCGACATCAACTTGGCAGGCAACGGTCAAGAAACCGGCCCCTCCGGCTTCAGCCTGGAAGATGAATTTGCGGTGTTGGGGGCAGCCAATGAAGCAACAGCGGTGATTGTCTACAACGAAGGTACGGGTGCCCTAGCCTACCGGGCCACGGCGGGCGGTGCCCTCACCCAGTTTGCGTTGCTGAACGGACGTCCCTCCATTAGCAACGAGGACTTCCTGCTGCAAGCCTAGGGTCTTGCCCCTGTTCCCAACACGAAAAAAGCGATCGCCTTCCTAGCCAGAAGAGCGATCGCTTGGATCACCGTCTACCACATGTCAAAGTAAACTTATCCCAGGTCTTGGGCACCTCGATCAGGCAACGGACAAGCCATCGACAGGTCGCCCGAGCTAGTTGTAAACGTTGTCTCATCTCGATAGTGGCGGGGCGTTTGCATCATCAACTGCCAAACCTTACCGATCTCTAAAAGATTAAAGCGATCGGGATAGAGTTCCTGAAGCAGCTCTTGCACCATCGGATAGTAGTCTGAATTCATACCAGGAAAGATATGGTGTTCCGTATGGTAAGAAAAGTTGAGATGGAGCACGTCAAAGATCTTAGGTACCCGCAGCGATATGCTGTTGATCAACGGATCATTCACCGGCGTCATGCGGCATAGCATATGGTTGGTGTAGATATAAATCATGGCACCGCAATAGCCAATCCAAATGGGCAGAAAATAGCCCAAGAGCAGCGGAATCGGATGCCAGCCCAGGTAGCTAAGAATGCTCAGGTGAATGGCGATAACCACCAATAATTCCAGAGCGATCGCTTTTCGTTCCTTAGGACTAACGGTAAAGGAAAACACCGGATATCGGGTTTTTCCATCATTGAATAACAACACCGCCGTTAGATTCCGAAAGGCATGAACAGCCCAAGACGACGTCATGCCCACGGCTAGCCAAAGAGGATGCACCTCTACCGACGGCACGAACAAATTCTGGATCCATTTACCCCAGCTTTCTGGCTGATCGAATAAGTAATTGCGATCGGGATCTTGGAGAGAATTGGTGTTGCTGTGATGCTCTCGGTTATGCACCGCTTTCCATAATGTGGGCGGCATCCACAACATCGACAGTCCGATCAAGCTCAGTACCTTCCGCAGTAATGGCTGTTTCACCGCACTGCTGTGCATCAAGTCGTGGGTACTAAATAAGAGAATGATCACACTATTTCCCATGGCGATCGCCAGCGGCAGATAAAGCCATAGTAAATACCAAGACCACTGATCTAGATGTTTGGCAATACCCCAGCCCAAAAGCAAAATAGCAACATTGATGAGTAAAATAACAACCTTGTTTCTATCGGGTAGAAATGCATCCGGAGGAAGTAAGGGTCGGAGCTTCTTCGCATACTCTGCCTGACTTATCCAGATTTCACGATCAGTAACGTTCATAAAGTTCCGTAAATTGTTCAAGGATCAAATCTTTCGACATTCTTAAAATGTCAAGCCTAAGGTTTAGTTCCGCACTATCGTTGGCTCAACAGGTGTTGTTGACGAGTAACGAGCATCAAAACATCGAGCCCATCATTGTCACCCCACGCGAATCCCAGGACTCAGCAACGCCGTTTGCCCATAGATAACTGGAGAGAGTGCAATGAGTCTCACTACTACCAAGCAACCTATTCAAGCCTATCTTCCCCTCTTAGGAGATATCAGCCACAAGCATCCACTCGCCTATCAAGCTAGTCGAGGAGCCGTCAAAGTATTCAACGCCTTACAGATGGCCGTAGCGGAGTCTTACATTAACGGACTAGAGGTTCCTGACTCCATGTTGCGATCGCTGTTTGATACCTGTATGCCAATTCTGTTCCAACATTTTCCATCTCTGCTAGCCCCCTACGACTGGGTACTGCATGAGACAGACCACCTGGCAGAAGGGTCTCAGGATTTAATGAAAATTCAGTACGACCTCCCACAGAGAATGTTTAAGCTGATGTTGGGGGACTGGGATTTAATGTATCCTAAATACACCATGGCGCTGTGGGAAAGGGGAGCCACTGACCTTGAACAGGCGCAGATGCACATGGTCGATGACGCTATAGAGAAGCTTGGCATTCAAGATGGTGACCATGTCCTAGATGTGGGTTGTGGATGGGCTGCTGTCCCAAACTATGTCATGTCGAAATTCCCCAATGTTCGGTTTACAGGACTGAGTCTCAGCCATGAACA
It contains:
- a CDS encoding class I SAM-dependent methyltransferase, with amino-acid sequence MSLTTTKQPIQAYLPLLGDISHKHPLAYQASRGAVKVFNALQMAVAESYINGLEVPDSMLRSLFDTCMPILFQHFPSLLAPYDWVLHETDHLAEGSQDLMKIQYDLPQRMFKLMLGDWDLMYPKYTMALWERGATDLEQAQMHMVDDAIEKLGIQDGDHVLDVGCGWAAVPNYVMSKFPNVRFTGLSLSHEQCEDVRQRMKDPKSYLSSDRFTLVEGDFNTIQFEETFDKVLSMGVFCHVGNLTHAFEKIASFLKPKGQFFLHIITVRLPNNVSSVYTHRYIFPHGRYWNFDAPPARNQHLKTVKRWYINGNNYSKTFASWLQRFDDHYDEIKDLDYGIDFLKFRRIWRFYLIWFVSNFASCDGEINGNGQFLMTLT
- a CDS encoding fatty acid desaturase, with the protein product MNVTDREIWISQAEYAKKLRPLLPPDAFLPDRNKVVILLINVAILLLGWGIAKHLDQWSWYLLWLYLPLAIAMGNSVIILLFSTHDLMHSSAVKQPLLRKVLSLIGLSMLWMPPTLWKAVHNREHHSNTNSLQDPDRNYLFDQPESWGKWIQNLFVPSVEVHPLWLAVGMTSSWAVHAFRNLTAVLLFNDGKTRYPVFSFTVSPKERKAIALELLVVIAIHLSILSYLGWHPIPLLLGYFLPIWIGYCGAMIYIYTNHMLCRMTPVNDPLINSISLRVPKIFDVLHLNFSYHTEHHIFPGMNSDYYPMVQELLQELYPDRFNLLEIGKVWQLMMQTPRHYRDETTFTTSSGDLSMACPLPDRGAQDLG